A genome region from Candidatus Cloacimonadota bacterium includes the following:
- the rplW gene encoding 50S ribosomal protein L23, with protein MIHPRNIIISPIITEKSSNQMERTNTYSFKVSINANKIEIKHAIEKIFSVKVLDVNTIRMLGKPKRLGRYSGKRPDWKKAIVTLRAGDKIADFEA; from the coding sequence ATGATCCATCCGCGCAACATAATCATTTCCCCGATCATCACCGAGAAGAGCTCCAACCAGATGGAGCGCACGAACACCTACTCCTTCAAGGTGAGCATCAACGCCAACAAGATCGAGATCAAGCACGCCATCGAAAAGATCTTTTCGGTGAAAGTGCTGGACGTAAATACCATCCGGATGCTGGGCAAACCCAAACGTTTGGGACGCTACAGCGGCAAACGGCCGGATTGGAAAAAAGCCATCGTGACCCTGAGGGCCGGCGACAAGATCGCCGATTTCGAGGCATAA
- the rplD gene encoding 50S ribosomal protein L4 translates to MVKAIKFNSLGDRMEEIELPANIFDVDVNSPKVLLHEVVTMYLGNQRQGTVQKKNRAMTAGSTRKLFKQKGTGNARVGSRRSPVRVHGGRAFAILPKDWYRPIPRTKKRMALKVALTDRAREGRVFIVDKLDFDTPNTKKALDLLGKMIPERGRKLVVTDGHHQPTVKSFTNLPDVITDAADSLYAYEILNSSYILMTQEALNKVEEVFSK, encoded by the coding sequence ATAGAACTTCCGGCCAACATTTTTGACGTGGACGTGAACTCCCCGAAAGTGCTGCTGCACGAGGTTGTCACCATGTACCTGGGCAATCAGCGCCAGGGCACGGTGCAAAAGAAGAACCGCGCCATGACCGCCGGCAGCACCCGCAAGCTGTTCAAACAGAAAGGCACCGGCAACGCCCGCGTGGGCAGCCGCCGCAGCCCGGTCCGGGTTCACGGTGGCCGCGCATTCGCGATCCTGCCGAAGGATTGGTACCGTCCCATCCCGCGCACCAAGAAGCGCATGGCCCTCAAGGTCGCCCTCACCGACCGGGCCCGCGAAGGCCGCGTCTTCATCGTGGACAAGCTGGATTTTGACACCCCGAACACCAAAAAGGCGCTGGACCTGCTGGGCAAAATGATCCCGGAAAGAGGCCGCAAACTGGTGGTCACGGACGGACATCACCAGCCCACCGTGAAATCCTTCACGAACCTGCCGGACGTCATCACCGACGCCGCCGACAGCCTTTACGCCTACGAGATCCTGAACAGCAGCTACATCCTGATGACCCAGGAAGCCCTCAATAAAGTCGAGGAGGTATTCAGCAAATGA